The nucleotide window CCCTTCCCATTCAAGGGAGCAGACAGTGGGTCATGTTTGCCTTGTAGATGGTTGCTTTTGCCCCTGTATTTTACTGAGTTCACACAGGAGTCCACAGCGTTAAGCTTTTCTTGAAAACTAGGACCGTTTGGCAGCACAGATCCTCGTTCTGCGTGCTTCCCAGGGACCCAGCCCCGCTTCGAGGGCACAGCATGCAGCCCTGTAGCCCCCATGGTGCTCGTGCATCTTCTGCTCAGGCCACGGTGGGTGGCGTGGTCTGCAGACCCTCAAGTGGGTCTCGGCTCCCCTTCTCCCGCCCTGTATAGCCCAATGGAACTGAAGAACTTGGAGTACAGGCCCGTGAAGGTCAAGGGGCACTTCGACCACTCCAAGGAGCTGTACATGATGCCGCGGACAATGGTAGACCCTGCCCGGGAGGCCCGGGAAGCCGGCCAACTCTCATCGGCGGCTGAGATCGGTGCCTACGTGGTCACTCCCTTCCACTGCACTGAACTGGGGTGAGTGGCATGTCAGGGAAGGGGTGCTGAGTGGCCTGGCAGAGGTACTGGTTCCCATGTTCCTTCTCAGCCCCAAACCCTGGGGAATCCAAGCTGCCCAGACAGCTCAACTCCTTGGAGAGTTTGAAATGTCATCCTGGTGTCATTAAGACAGCTAAGTACTGAACTTCGTCTCCGTTGTTGAGCTCCGAAGGCGAAGGAGCATGAAATAGACCTCTTTGGAGAAACCATTCAGTGGCTGACACTTAGTGATTATGGGGCAACAGGAGGGCCAGCAGAGGAGCCCCAGCCTTGCGTGGAGGGTTTCGGGTCAGGGGAGCCTTCCCAAGAGGCTGTTTGAGTAGGACGTGGTATGTAGTCAGTGCCAGCCCTGCAGCACCgcttcccccaccaccaccaagaccCAAAACTGGAGCATCAGTCTGAGAGGAAACCCCAGGGCCTCAGCCTTCGCCTTCTGGTTTTCTGCGGATGGGCCCCCGTGCTGCAGCTAGGCTAGGATAGGGAACTGAAAGCAGGAGTTGaagggagaggcagtggggagaCGTCCGCCACTGGCTGTGTTGCAGCAGGTGAAACAGCAGAGGTTGGCGGTGGGGAGGGCATGAACCCACCACACTCCCGGGGTTGGagcgcccccgcccccagctcgctctacttcagtctttcccttgtGCTGTCTTTGCCTGAGGCACCCAGTGACCACTCATCACCTGCATTCAGAACCTCTTCCCTGCCTGAAATAGCATGTTCTTGCTACTCTAGAATCACCATTCTGGTGAACAGAGGGTTTGTGCCCAGGAGGAAAGTGAATCCAGACACGCGGCATAAAGGCCAGGTGAGGGCCGTGGACTGTCCCCTCTGGGAGGAGCTGTCCCAGCTCTGCAGAGACACGGAATCTCTCACCTTCCCTCACAGATCGAGGGAGAGGTGGACCTGGTGGGGATGGTGAGGCTCACAGAGACCAGGAAGCCTTTTGTCCCCGAGAACAATCCGGAGCGGAACCACTGGCATTACAGGGACCTGGAGGCCATGGCCAGGCTCACAGGCGCAGAGCCCATCTTCATCGATGCGGACTTCAGTATGTTACGAGCAGCACACCCCAACACCTCCCTCTTAGCCCTGGCCATACACCTCTCCTCCTGTCCTTTACACCCCAGCGTGTATGTCGGTGGGTGGGAGTGTGCCCGACTTGGCTGAGTGCCCCCCAGACACCATGAGGACACTTCCATGTCCCTGCAGAGAGCACAGTCCCTGGTGGGCCCATCGGAGGGCAGACCAGAGTCTCCCTGCGGAACGAGCACCTGCAGTACATCATCACCTGGTAAGCCGGGGCCTGGCCTCGcccactccctccccccacccaccccctgacAGTGTTCCCTGCTTTCAACCCGAGGTACGGACTCTGTGCGGCTACCTCGTACCTGTGGTGCAAGAAGTTCCTAAGTTGGACTCCTGGTGTGTGAGGTTAGCAGAAGTCACCCTGTCCCTGAACAACTGAAGCCACTTCAAGAGATTTGGTTTTATGCTGATCATGTGCTCTTGGTATAAATAAATCTCTGCACCACACAAAGTGCCTTTCTTTCCACCTAAACTCCAATGTACCACCTAAGACAGCCTTTTAAGaaactggacacacacacagggcttccgtggtggcaatgagaagcccacgcacaacttgagagtagcccctgctcaccacaaatGAGGGAAGAAATCCTGTGCAGTAAATGGAAACCAAGCACGGTGCCCCCCGCCGGCACACAAAACTGGGCGCACACTGATGAAAGTACTTGTCACCATCCCAGAATGCTTGATACCAGCTGAAGCAgcctttttattacttttatgtaCAGTACAGAAAACTCAATAGTGTACACTCAGCCCAGCTTGGTGGCCAGTTCTTTGGCCTTAGCCTTTTCCAGCTTGGCGATGCGAGCCACTGACTTCGGCCCCAGGACATTGCCTCCCCAGTGACGACGGATCTGTGGGAGAAGAGACAGTCAGCCTGCTGTGTCATTTTCTAAGGCTTTCAAACCACGCTGGTTCATGCAATTCTATTTCATTGTTCCAAGTTCACTGGCATATACAACTGCTCAGAGCCAAGAGCAGCCAGTCTTTGACTAAAGGCTTCAAAGACAATATTTTGTATGAATGTGTTTCTTACCTCATCGTATCTGTCGTTGTAATTGGTTCTGATGGCTTCCACCAGCTTAGCCAGAGCACTCTTGTCCTCCCTAACAAGGCAGAGAGGGAAATTAAGGTCACTGGCCTGTCAAGTTACCCACCTCCCTCAAAGCAGACATGACATCAATTTAGCTCCAACAGAAGCCTCTTGCCTCAGATATAGCATGACCACATGGCTTATTCAGGTGAAGAAATTCATAACCATCATTGGCAAAGATTcagaaaatgtactttttaaagtaaGACCCTGAGAAATTATGTGACCTtggagtgggggcagggtggtCCCTTAATGACTTGGGAATGCTGGGCTCCGCTGCACTTACGAGTTGACTTGTGTGAAGGCCACGGTGGTGCATGTCTTCCTGTGGACCAGGCGCCCCAGCCGGGCCTTGCCCTTGATGATGCAGTAGGGAACCCCCATCTTGCGGCACAGGGCAGGCAGGAAGACCACGAGCTGGAAGACAGCGTTAGCTCTAGAGTTATCTGGAGCAAAAGCAGTAACTTAAAAAGGCTAATGTGATAGCAATTGCTCAGGGTTAAAAAGCTCATGTGTTTGCACTTCAAGGTTTAATTCAGTCAGAAATTCACATCATCGCAAAAGCCAGGAACTGGATCCCTTGTCAGgacttccttatatgaaaagctGACAATTCTTGTCACTCCACCAGGGCCTGTCAGACACAGCATCTAGTTCGGCACTATCTTCCTGGTACAGACAAGGACCCACCAATCTAAGTCCAGCAGTCGACACAGGCAAACAAGCCACACATACCTCGATGGGATCCACATCGTGAGCGATCACCACCAGCTGAGCCTTCTTGTTCTCCACCAGGGTGGTGACAGTGTTGACCCCTAGAACACACAGCCAGTTTGCATGAGGGCGGGGTGGGGCTGATGTTCACAAAAGCAGTTCCACGCAGCCTGGCTGTGACTCAGGGTTAAAAAGCTCGGATTTTACTCTCCACAGTGATTCCAGGTGAAGAAATTCATGCATCATTGCCAACAGCCTGCCCCACAACtcaccttcttcaaggaaaggtGCACTCACCTGCTCTAAGGACAGGTGGCCTCTTGGTGGGGACGTCGCCTTTGCCGGCGGCTTTCTTCTCAGCGCGGGCCAGCAGCCTctgcttcttctcctgctttgtcTCTGGTCTGTACTTGTGGGCCAGCTTAAGCAGTTGAGtagctgaccaaaaaaaaaaaaaaaaaattcagatctgAAGTTGCAATATTTATCACttaacaataaatgctagatCAATCCTGGATACAACCACAGTCCAAGAGATCTCAGACCCACTTCATAAACCCATCAGTATGTCATGTTTTGGAACCAGACAAGGAATCTTTAAGTTTTAATAAATCAGCCTATTAAAAACACACACTGCCCCTTCAAAAGCCTGAGTTCTAGCAGGTCCAAGAAAGGGTGGCAACCATGCCCAAGAAATCCCTTCCCAATGGTGTTTTTAGACCACAGAACCTCACCTGTTTGTCGGTCCAAGGCCTGGGTGAATTGGTTAATTGCAGGAGGCACCTTCAGCCGCTTATAGAGAATAGCCCTTTGCCGCTGCAGCCGGATGTAGCGGGGCCATTTGACAAAGCGGGTGAGGTCCCTCTTGGGTTGGATGTCCTGTCCTGTTAAGTAAAAAGTAATGAGGTGAGGCTCAAACTCCTTGTCAAGTTCAGGTATAGAAACACACTTAAGGACGTAGGTGCATCAGCGATCTTGGTGGTTTAAAATGTCATCACCAGATTCCAGGTAACAGATATTTTTACATCATTTGCACACAAACACCAAAGAACACAGGGGAAGACTATAGCGCCACCTCCTGTTCCACAAGCAGCCAAGGTGCAGTCAGCCCCATCACCCCTGCGCTGGGAGCGCCCGTTTCTTGATGGCCAAGCGGAACCCCAAAGGCCAGCACCTGGGCTCCACGGTGACTCATGTTCGGGCTTACAGTGAGGCCACTGAGAAAGGACCGTCACTGTCCCACCTCGCAAAGCGAGAGATTAAGAGCCGAGCACAATTTAGTTAGAAAGTGACAAAACGTGAGAATTCCAATTCAAGTAAGCCTCGACTCCGAACCCAGTGAAATCTAGGACAAGATACGACCTTCTGTTCAACGAACTATTATTTTTCTCCATCGAGGATAACGTGAAAACACAACATCTCCCGTTTCTGACTCACCAATACCAAAATTCTTGGGCCTCTTCTCGAACAGGGGGTTGACCACCTTCTTGGCCTCCTGCTTCTTCACCACGGCCGGGGCCGGGGCTACCTTCTTCCCCTTGGCCTTCTTTCCCTTCGGCTGGGCGAGAAAAAACACCAGCTTTCGCCACCACCGCCTCGCCTCTGCCGGTTTCTCTGTAGAGGGGCGGGTCCTGGGGGCCTCGCCCCCCGAAGACGAGCGCGGACGGCGGGCGACCCCGCCACCCCCGAGGGCGAGCCCGACCCCTCGTGTGTCAGGCGCCGCGCGGGCCCAGAGGCCGCCCCCGGCTCGTACATCAGCGATCTTggtggtcaggaaggtcctcaCCATCACTCAGATAGCAAATATTCTTTCACATCATCTGCACGAGCGCGGCGGGTCCGCGAACCCACGGCGCCGCCCCTTCCCCGCGACGGGGACAGCGGGCCCCCTCTTCGGGGACAGGCAGGCTCCAAACAGTAGAGGCGAGAGAAGACACCGCGCGGGCCGAGACCCCCTGAGCGGGCCCCTAAGAAATGGAGaagcccccccaacccccgaccCCGTCCGTCCCCGAGCCCCGCACTGCGGCGCTGCTCTCCCCGGATCATCATCCCTCCCTGCCAGACGAAGGCGGGGAGTCTTATCCAGCCCCAAGGCCGCTGAGCGAGGCCCTGCAGGGTGCCCCTCGCTCTGGGCAGTGGAGGCACCCAAGCGCGGTCGCGCTCCGAGGAGGATGGCGGCGGATAGAGCTCAGACAGCCGAACCGGCAGGACGAACAGAAAACAGACTCACCATCTTGAAGGGCTGGCGTAGAGAGAAAGGACGGGGAATTGTGGGTAATTTGTAGGCGCCCTCGGAGATCGCGAGAACTGGTGCCGGCGCGAGATTTCGGatttaaagagaaagaacttCGTTTTCCCTCCCGCTCGGTCGGGGGCGGTACCTAGACCAGGAAGAACCGTGGGAGCCCCAGGGAAGGACCGCGGAGACTGACCCGGAGGGGCGCGCGCTTGTCCCCCCCACTCCGCCCCCAGCGAGGTACCCAGCGGGCCCCGGCTCTGCGGACCCACTGCGGGAGCTGGGGCGGCGTGGCTCGGTCGGCGTCCTTCTGGTGGGGTTTACTCCCCCGCGAGTTCGGTCGGGGAGCCTCGCCGCGCGGGAGCGCGCGCGCAGCCCGGAGGCACCTGGCGCGGGGCGGGAGGGCTGTCGGTCCCGGGACGGAGGAGCCCCGACGCCTCGTGGGGCGGCCCTCCAGGGCCCCCGGCGTGGAGACGGGGGAGTCAGAGTCGGGATAGGACCCAAGCGGCTCCTCGGGTCCGCGCGGGCCGGCGGGGACGTGCGTCAGCCTGGCCTCCGAGAGGGCTACGCCGGCGCCGGCCGAGTGGTCGTCGGGGTCCGGCCGAGGGGGCGCGGACCAGAGGAGAGCCCGTAGCGCGCGTTTGGCGGAAAGGGCATCTCCGGAGAGCCTGCCCGAGGGGCCTACCCAGGCTGGCGCCTGCAGCGGAGAGAGAGGCCGGAGCTGGCCTGCTCACACCCAGACTCGCTTCCAggtgccccccaccccgtccTGCGCTGCCTGAGGCCCCGCCATGGCCCAGCAGAGAGCCCTGCCGCAGAGCAAGGAGACTCTGCTGCAGTCTTACAACAAGCGGCTTAAGGACGACGTCAAGTCCATCATGGACAACTTCACCGAGATCATCAAGACCGCCAAGGTGGGTGGGGCCGCCGGTCTCCGGCTCCCTTGAAGACCAGTACAGTAGTGAGCAGAGCTGAGTCGGGGCGTCCGCTTTCAACAGCACCCACTGCACGTGGGTGCTCCCAGCCGGGTGGTGGCCATCCTGCAGTGAGCCCCCAGGCAGGACCCTCGTCCCCATGGGGAGAACGTTTGagagggccgggggtgggggtgtgggggagggggtgaccGCAGCAAACAGGGAGACAGGTAAATCACCCGGCCAATCACAGGCCCTGGGGAGGCATTTGTATGGGACTCCAGCCACAGTGCCGGGATCCAGCGTCACTTACTAGCAGCAGGGGGTTGGATGAGGTCTTCACTTCTCAGTGCCTCAGTGTCCCCTGCAGCATGGCGTCCTTGTCTGGCTGGATGAGTTTATCGGCCTAAAGCAGTCACTTGGGACTATTGTGAGCGCATGTGGTCCGGAGAGAAGCTGGGGAAAGCCCCTCATGTGGGCAGAGAGAGGGTCAGCAGCCGGTTCTGGGCAGGCAAGCCCACTGACCAGTGGGGATGCATTTCTGCATGACTGTCCAGTCCTGTAACTCACTTGAGCCGTAGTA belongs to Cervus elaphus chromosome 11, mCerEla1.1, whole genome shotgun sequence and includes:
- the LOC122702707 gene encoding surfeit locus protein 1 isoform X2 → MAEPIPLPADPMELKNLEYRPVKVKGHFDHSKELYMMPRTMVDPAREAREAGQLSSAAEIGAYVVTPFHCTELGITILVNRGFVPRRKVNPDTRHKGQIEGEVDLVGMVRLTETRKPFVPENNPERNHWHYRDLEAMARLTGAEPIFIDADFKSTVPGGPIGGQTRVSLRNEHLQYIITWYGLCAATSYLWCKKFLSWTPGV
- the LOC122702707 gene encoding surfeit locus protein 1 isoform X1, whose amino-acid sequence is MAAAVLQLGLRAAGLRPLLCAAGAGTTPASVVWRSVLGIAPRAGLAWRPRRCGSSSAEATATKSEDESFLRWFLLLIPVTAFGLGTWQVQRRKWKLQLIAELESRVMAEPIPLPADPMELKNLEYRPVKVKGHFDHSKELYMMPRTMVDPAREAREAGQLSSAAEIGAYVVTPFHCTELGITILVNRGFVPRRKVNPDTRHKGQIEGEVDLVGMVRLTETRKPFVPENNPERNHWHYRDLEAMARLTGAEPIFIDADFKSTVPGGPIGGQTRVSLRNEHLQYIITWYGLCAATSYLWCKKFLSWTPGV
- the RPL7A gene encoding 60S ribosomal protein L7a isoform X1 encodes the protein MPKGKKAKGKKVAPAPAVVKKQEAKKVVNPLFEKRPKNFGIGQDIQPKRDLTRFVKWPRYIRLQRQRAILYKRLKVPPAINQFTQALDRQTATQLLKLAHKYRPETKQEKKQRLLARAEKKAAGKGDVPTKRPPVLRAGVNTVTTLVENKKAQLVVIAHDVDPIEITLELTLSSSSWSSCLPCAARWGFPTASSRARPGWGAWSTGRHAPPWPSHKSTRRTRVLWLSWWKPSEPITTTDTMRSVVTGEAMSWGRSQWLASPSWKRLRPKNWPPSWAECTLLSFLYCT
- the RPL7A gene encoding 60S ribosomal protein L7a isoform X2, which encodes MPKGKKAKGKKVAPAPAVVKKQEAKKVVNPLFEKRPKNFGIGQDIQPKRDLTRFVKWPRYIRLQRQRAILYKRLKVPPAINQFTQALDRQTATQLLKLAHKYRPETKQEKKQRLLARAEKKAAGKGDVPTKRPPVLRAGVNTVTTLVENKKAQLVVIAHDVDPIELVVFLPALCRKMGVPYCIIKGKARLGRLVHRKTCTTVAFTQVNSEDKSALAKLVEAIRTNYNDRYDEIRRHWGGNVLGPKSVARIAKLEKAKAKELATKLG